The proteins below are encoded in one region of Neofelis nebulosa isolate mNeoNeb1 chromosome 17, mNeoNeb1.pri, whole genome shotgun sequence:
- the LOC131499601 gene encoding uncharacterized protein LOC131499601 isoform X2 — MVAKKLLEDILPRYGLPATIVSDNGPAFISQVTQAVGKAVGANWKLHCAYRPQSSGQVERMNRTLKETLTKLTMETGGDWVTLLPYALYRVRNTPYTLGFTPYKIMFGRSPPLIPNLRAERLAEFKDQELFLSLRGLQRAHEDVWLRLRVIYEAGPTPTPHQYRPGDWVYVKRHHRETLKPCWKGPYIVVLTTPTTLKVDDIATWVHHTHVRPADPSSIRKDFVT; from the coding sequence atggtggctaagaagctactagaagacatcttacccaggtatggtttACCTGCCACGATAGTatcagacaatggaccagcttttatctcaCAGGTAACGCAGGCAGTAGGCAAGGcggtgggggcaaactggaaattacattgtgcttataggccccagagctcaggacaggtagaaagaatgaatagaaccctaaaagagacccttaccaaattaaccatggagactggcggggactgggtgactctcctaccaTATGCCCTTTACCGGGTTAGGAACACTCCTTACACCTTGGGTTTTACTCCCTACAAGATCATGTTTGGCAGGTCACCCCCTCTTATTCCCAACCTTCGAGCTGAACGTcttgctgagtttaaagatcaagaactttttctttccttgagagggctccagagggcgcACGAGGACGTTTGGCTGCGCCTCCGTGTCATCTATGAGGCTGGCCCGACCccgacacctcatcagtacaggccggGAGACTGGGTCTACGTCAAGAGGCACCACCGAGAGACCCTCAAGCCGtgctggaagggaccctacataGTGGTGCTGACAACCCCCACCACTCTCAAAGTAGACGACATTgcgacctgggtccatcacacccacgttcggCCAGCGGACCCCTCCTCGATCCGGAAGGACTTCGTCACGTGA
- the LOC131499601 gene encoding protein NYNRIN-like isoform X1 yields the protein MPRLLGSLMTAALCETDTVFTDTFSGWVEAYPTKHETAQMVAKKLLEDILPRYGLPATIVSDNGPAFISQVTQAVGKAVGANWKLHCAYRPQSSGQVERMNRTLKETLTKLTMETGGDWVTLLPYALYRVRNTPYTLGFTPYKIMFGRSPPLIPNLRAERLAEFKDQELFLSLRGLQRAHEDVWLRLRVIYEAGPTPTPHQYRPGDWVYVKRHHRETLKPCWKGPYIVVLTTPTTLKVDDIATWVHHTHVRPADPSSIRKDFVT from the exons ATGccgaggctacttggttcactgatgaCAGCAGCTTTGTGCGAGACGGACACAG tatttacagacaccttctctggctgggtggaggcataccctaccaagcatgaaacggctcagatggtggctaagaagctactagaagacatcttacccaggtatggtttACCTGCCACGATAGTatcagacaatggaccagcttttatctcaCAGGTAACGCAGGCAGTAGGCAAGGcggtgggggcaaactggaaattacattgtgcttataggccccagagctcaggacaggtagaaagaatgaatagaaccctaaaagagacccttaccaaattaaccatggagactggcggggactgggtgactctcctaccaTATGCCCTTTACCGGGTTAGGAACACTCCTTACACCTTGGGTTTTACTCCCTACAAGATCATGTTTGGCAGGTCACCCCCTCTTATTCCCAACCTTCGAGCTGAACGTcttgctgagtttaaagatcaagaactttttctttccttgagagggctccagagggcgcACGAGGACGTTTGGCTGCGCCTCCGTGTCATCTATGAGGCTGGCCCGACCccgacacctcatcagtacaggccggGAGACTGGGTCTACGTCAAGAGGCACCACCGAGAGACCCTCAAGCCGtgctggaagggaccctacataGTGGTGCTGACAACCCCCACCACTCTCAAAGTAGACGACATTgcgacctgggtccatcacacccacgttcggCCAGCGGACCCCTCCTCGATCCGGAAGGACTTCGTCACGTGA